One stretch of Chloroflexota bacterium DNA includes these proteins:
- a CDS encoding 2-oxoglutarate dehydrogenase E1 component, whose protein sequence is MTSLEEYFGPNAGYVADLFDQYLENPASVDAETRAIFDAWKSAPAPSTVVPTPAADALDVSAAAGAAALAQAIRLYGHLGASLDPLGTAPPGDPQLDASSHGIDENLLARLPGSAVGGPVGRTSANAAIAIRRLRALYSHSTGYELAHVQSPAERAWLIEAIEEGRYAPPSDPVDERELLDRLTEVSAFERFLHRAYPGQTRFSVEGVGMMIPMLDELIARAAQGGTRSILLGMAHRGRLNVLTHVLGKPYDQVLGEFEGRGRALRSSPNDTVEGGWAGDVKYHAGGRQEYTEGKATIAVVMVPNPSHLELVDPVVQGMARAADEDRHSAGRPTQDPDAAVAVLIHGDASFMGQGIVAETLNLSGLPGYRTGGTLHLIANNQLGFTTGPSEDRSTLYASDLAKGFEIPVVHVNAQDPLACLAAVRLAVAYRARFGKDFLIDLIGYRRWGHNEGDEPSFTQPAMYETISKLPTVREMFVEDLIARGVVRPDEPAALLKAGLDELQRIREAVLARGVDAAPVPDLQVARNGHDRPAASLLGGGPTLDTLRDLNAALLRFPDGFTLNPKLDRAIQRRRAGFESPDAPIDWGHAETLAFATLLREGVPIRLTGQDAVRGTFSQRHLTFYDAKTGAPFTPLEALPSARASFDVRNSPLSENAALGFEYGYSVQAADTLVLWEGQYGDFINGAQAIIDEFICSGQAKWGMLSGMVLLLPHAWEGQGPDHSSGRLERFLELCAEDNMQVVNCSTAAQYFHLLRRQAASLGERPRPLVVMSPKSLLRHPMAAARAADLAGGAFHPVLDDAHAAARRADIRRLVLCSGKVWTDLEGHKQRAAAESLAVVRLEQFYPFPADELAAIVRAYPHLESVTWLQEEPQNLGAWTFVQGRLRTILPAGIALEYAGRPPMASPSEGWSDAHAAEQRRIIESVLDAIRERGVSHAG, encoded by the coding sequence ATGACGAGTCTCGAAGAGTATTTCGGGCCGAACGCCGGCTACGTCGCCGATCTGTTCGACCAGTATCTGGAGAACCCGGCCTCGGTGGATGCCGAGACCCGCGCGATCTTCGACGCCTGGAAATCGGCCCCCGCCCCGTCCACGGTCGTCCCGACGCCTGCCGCCGACGCGCTCGACGTGTCGGCGGCTGCCGGCGCGGCGGCGCTCGCCCAGGCGATCCGGCTGTACGGCCACCTCGGCGCGAGCCTCGATCCGCTGGGAACCGCGCCGCCGGGCGATCCGCAGCTCGACGCGTCCTCTCACGGCATCGACGAGAACCTGCTGGCGCGCCTGCCCGGCAGCGCCGTCGGCGGGCCGGTCGGGCGGACCTCCGCCAACGCCGCCATCGCCATCAGGCGGCTGCGCGCCCTCTACTCCCACTCGACCGGCTACGAACTGGCGCACGTCCAGTCGCCGGCCGAGCGCGCCTGGCTGATCGAGGCCATCGAAGAGGGCCGCTACGCTCCGCCGTCCGACCCCGTGGACGAGCGCGAGCTGCTCGACCGTCTGACCGAGGTCTCGGCCTTCGAGCGGTTCCTGCACCGTGCCTACCCCGGGCAGACGCGCTTCTCCGTCGAGGGCGTCGGCATGATGATCCCGATGCTGGACGAGCTGATCGCGCGGGCGGCCCAGGGCGGCACCCGCTCGATCCTGCTCGGCATGGCGCATCGGGGCCGGCTCAACGTGCTGACCCACGTCCTCGGCAAGCCGTACGATCAGGTGCTTGGCGAGTTCGAGGGCCGCGGCCGGGCGCTCAGGAGCAGCCCGAACGACACGGTGGAGGGGGGCTGGGCCGGCGACGTGAAGTACCACGCCGGCGGCCGGCAAGAGTACACCGAGGGCAAGGCCACCATCGCCGTGGTGATGGTGCCGAACCCCTCTCACCTGGAGCTGGTCGATCCCGTCGTGCAGGGGATGGCCCGCGCCGCCGACGAGGATCGCCACAGTGCCGGTCGTCCCACCCAGGATCCTGATGCCGCCGTCGCCGTCCTGATCCACGGCGACGCCTCCTTCATGGGCCAGGGGATCGTCGCGGAGACGCTCAACCTCTCCGGCCTGCCGGGCTACCGGACGGGTGGGACGCTCCACCTGATCGCCAACAATCAGCTCGGCTTCACGACTGGCCCCTCCGAGGACCGCTCGACCCTCTACGCCAGCGACCTCGCCAAGGGCTTCGAGATCCCCGTGGTCCACGTCAACGCCCAGGATCCGCTGGCCTGCCTGGCGGCAGTCCGGCTGGCGGTGGCCTACCGCGCGCGCTTCGGCAAAGACTTCCTGATCGACCTGATCGGCTACCGCCGCTGGGGCCACAACGAGGGCGACGAGCCGTCGTTCACGCAGCCGGCCATGTACGAGACGATCTCGAAGCTGCCGACGGTCCGCGAGATGTTCGTCGAGGACTTGATCGCGCGGGGCGTCGTGCGTCCGGACGAGCCGGCCGCGCTGCTCAAGGCCGGCCTGGACGAGTTGCAGCGTATCCGCGAGGCGGTGCTGGCGCGCGGCGTCGACGCTGCCCCGGTGCCGGACCTCCAGGTGGCGAGGAACGGCCATGACCGGCCGGCCGCCTCGCTGCTGGGTGGCGGCCCGACGCTCGACACCCTGCGCGACCTCAACGCCGCGCTCTTGCGCTTCCCAGACGGCTTCACGCTGAATCCGAAGCTCGACCGCGCCATCCAGCGGCGGCGGGCCGGCTTCGAGTCGCCGGACGCGCCGATTGACTGGGGCCACGCCGAGACGCTGGCGTTCGCCACGCTGCTCCGCGAAGGCGTGCCGATCCGCCTGACCGGCCAGGACGCCGTGCGTGGCACGTTCAGCCAGCGCCACCTGACCTTCTACGACGCGAAGACCGGTGCGCCGTTCACGCCGCTGGAGGCGTTGCCGTCGGCGCGGGCCTCGTTTGACGTGCGGAACAGCCCGCTCTCCGAGAACGCGGCCCTCGGCTTCGAGTACGGCTACAGCGTCCAGGCAGCCGACACGCTGGTGCTCTGGGAGGGCCAGTACGGCGACTTCATCAACGGCGCCCAGGCCATCATCGACGAGTTCATCTGCTCGGGGCAGGCCAAGTGGGGCATGCTCTCGGGGATGGTGCTGCTGCTGCCCCACGCCTGGGAAGGCCAGGGGCCGGACCATTCGAGCGGCCGCCTCGAACGGTTCCTCGAGCTGTGCGCCGAGGACAACATGCAGGTTGTCAACTGCTCCACCGCCGCGCAGTATTTCCACCTGCTGCGGCGACAGGCGGCCTCGCTGGGCGAGCGCCCGCGTCCGCTGGTCGTCATGAGCCCGAAGAGCCTGCTACGGCATCCGATGGCCGCCGCCCGCGCGGCTGACCTCGCTGGTGGGGCTTTTCACCCCGTCCTGGACGACGCTCACGCCGCCGCCCGTCGCGCCGACATCCGTCGGCTGGTGCTCTGCTCGGGCAAGGTCTGGACGGACCTTGAAGGGCACAAGCAGCGGGCCGCTGCCGAGTCGTTGGCGGTGGTGCGGCTGGAGCAGTTCTACCCGTTCCCCGCCGACGAGCTTGCCGCCATCGTCCGTGCGTACCCGCACCTGGAGTCGGTGACGTGGCTTCAGGAGGAGCCCCAGAATCTGGGGGCGTGGACGTTCGTGCAGGGGCGGCTGCGGACGATCCTGCCTGCAGGCATCGCCCTGGAGTATGCCGGCCGGCCGCCGATGGCCAGTCCTTCTGAGGGCTGGTCTGACGCGCACGCGGCGGAGCAGCGCCGTATCATCGAGTCCGTCCTAGACGCTATCCGTGAGAGAGGTGTCAGCCATGCCGGTTGA
- a CDS encoding gamma-glutamyl-gamma-aminobutyrate hydrolase family protein gives MSSLSTHTQARRPLIGISIGRHTDRLGRTYVRLPESYGIAITAAGGAPVLIPPIEDRQALERIFSTLDGMLFPGGLDVHPSRFGEETHPTVNADEPLDALELQLAAWAAERELTTLGICRGQQLLNVALGGTLIQDLPTHGIAHPQSAAALRDELAHPINVQESSRLAAIFGSGEFSVNSFHHQSVKRPGRGLTPVAWSPDGVIEAVESTEHPWLLAVQFHPEDLTPAHEPSRRLFEAFVAACAERSRATVAIAT, from the coding sequence GTGTCCAGCCTGTCGACGCACACCCAGGCCCGCCGCCCGCTGATCGGCATCTCGATTGGCCGCCACACTGATCGGCTCGGCCGGACCTACGTGCGCCTGCCAGAGAGCTACGGCATCGCCATCACGGCGGCCGGCGGCGCACCGGTCCTGATCCCACCTATCGAGGACCGGCAAGCGCTCGAACGGATCTTCTCGACGCTTGACGGTATGCTCTTCCCGGGCGGGCTGGACGTTCACCCGTCGCGCTTCGGCGAGGAGACGCACCCGACCGTCAACGCCGATGAGCCGCTCGACGCCCTGGAGCTGCAACTCGCAGCCTGGGCCGCCGAGCGCGAGCTGACCACGCTCGGCATCTGCCGAGGGCAGCAGTTGCTCAACGTGGCGCTGGGCGGCACGCTGATCCAGGACTTGCCGACCCACGGCATCGCGCATCCGCAGAGCGCCGCCGCCCTCCGCGACGAGCTGGCCCATCCGATCAACGTCCAGGAAAGCTCACGCCTCGCCGCGATCTTCGGCAGCGGCGAGTTCTCGGTGAACAGCTTCCATCACCAGTCGGTCAAGCGGCCGGGCCGTGGCCTGACGCCCGTGGCGTGGTCGCCGGACGGCGTCATCGAAGCGGTCGAGAGCACCGAGCATCCGTGGCTCCTGGCCGTCCAGTTTCACCCCGAGGATCTGACGCCCGCCCACGAGCCGAGCCGTCGCCTGTTCGAGGCGTTCGTGGCGGCCTGCGCCGAGCGCTCCCGTGCAACGGTCGCCATCGCCACCTGA
- a CDS encoding M24 family metallopeptidase translates to MNGISAELATKLDIVRGALERDGAVAARLRGVDWFAWATCGGSNVVILTTETGVGEVFITTDAAWVLTDEIEAGRLAAEEAPLGLPVWAAPWNDGLARQAFVDSVVAGGKVVSDRPLLTEMPLPGELVAAKRRLLPAELDRYRLLGRDAAEAMTEVLHRAAPDWTEWQLAGAGAEALWRRGIEPTLTLVGGEERLPHFRHATATRKPLGSRAMLVFCGRRHGLYANLTRFVYFRNPTAEEETLIEHVARVEAVTFAASTPGTTAGAVYDVIVSAYAELGHPGQEQQHHQGGTTGYLSREAFALPGLGLPIDENTALAWNPSLPGAKIEDTVITSRGGIEILTIDPAWPSVEVDGRPRPDVLVRA, encoded by the coding sequence ATGAACGGGATCTCGGCCGAGCTGGCGACAAAGCTCGACATCGTTCGCGGGGCGCTGGAGCGGGACGGCGCGGTTGCTGCCCGCCTGCGCGGCGTTGACTGGTTTGCCTGGGCCACCTGTGGCGGCTCCAACGTCGTGATCCTGACCACCGAGACCGGTGTCGGCGAGGTCTTCATCACGACGGACGCCGCCTGGGTGCTGACCGACGAGATCGAGGCTGGCCGGCTGGCCGCCGAAGAGGCGCCGCTGGGCCTGCCGGTCTGGGCCGCCCCGTGGAACGACGGGCTGGCCCGGCAGGCGTTCGTGGATAGCGTGGTGGCGGGCGGCAAGGTCGTCAGCGACCGTCCGCTGCTGACCGAGATGCCGCTCCCCGGCGAGTTGGTGGCCGCCAAGCGCAGGCTCCTGCCAGCCGAGCTTGACCGCTACCGTCTGCTCGGGCGGGACGCCGCCGAGGCGATGACCGAGGTGCTTCACCGCGCCGCGCCCGACTGGACCGAGTGGCAGCTGGCCGGAGCCGGCGCCGAGGCGCTCTGGCGGCGCGGCATCGAGCCGACCCTCACCCTCGTGGGCGGCGAGGAACGCCTGCCCCACTTCCGCCACGCCACGGCCACTCGCAAGCCGCTCGGCTCCCGCGCGATGCTGGTCTTCTGCGGTCGGCGGCACGGCCTCTACGCCAATCTGACGCGCTTCGTCTACTTCCGCAACCCGACCGCCGAGGAAGAGACGCTCATCGAGCACGTCGCGCGGGTCGAGGCGGTGACCTTCGCCGCTTCGACCCCGGGCACGACGGCCGGCGCGGTCTACGACGTGATCGTCAGCGCCTACGCCGAGCTGGGCCACCCCGGCCAGGAGCAGCAGCACCACCAGGGAGGCACCACCGGCTACCTCTCGCGCGAGGCGTTCGCGCTGCCAGGGCTGGGCCTGCCCATCGACGAGAACACCGCGCTCGCCTGGAACCCGAGCCTCCCGGGCGCGAAGATCGAGGACACGGTGATCACCAGCCGCGGCGGCATCGAGATCCTGACCATCGACCCGGCCTGGCCGAGCGTCGAGGTGGACGGCCGGCCCCGACCCGACGTGCTGGTACGCGCCTGA
- a CDS encoding sulfurtransferase produces MLDIGADTLQHLLQTGSTLALLDVREHGEYNRAHIPGASALPRRLIEHRIRQLVPGRQTQIVLCDDTGLRSRLAAKTLERLGYARVAVLDGGLNGWASDERPTEWGMNVPSKEFGEKVEIQQHVPSIDARELAARIARGDDLTILDTRTPDEYARFCIPGGRSVPNGELAYRIGEIQRERPTAQIVVNCAGRTRGIIGTRTLQRMGLQNVVGLKNGTSGWVLAGQQLEAGARRLELPEPSPETRAQAEAYARRIMAEDGVRTVAPEQLTELQARDDGRSLYCIDVRTQAEYEQGHIPGFWWFPGGQVVQRSDDAVAVRNGTVVLTCDGIARAGVAASWLRQLGFPNVSVLDGGAAAWAASGRALESGASEQLPAGLPEAQARVRPMDPRALAGLLKTPGPPIVLHVGTSREFAAGHVLGSHWLPRGWLEPRLDALIPDWTEPIVVTSVDGVDATLAAATLLDLGYHDVAVLAGGTRAWAAARLPVERGLTGVMDPPDDIVPAGTDRGHADMVEYLRWEEALGKKYAPS; encoded by the coding sequence ATGCTCGATATCGGGGCGGACACGCTCCAGCACCTCCTTCAGACCGGCTCGACCCTTGCGCTGCTCGACGTCCGCGAGCACGGCGAGTACAACCGCGCCCACATCCCCGGTGCGTCCGCGCTGCCACGCCGGCTGATCGAGCACCGCATCCGTCAGCTGGTGCCCGGGCGGCAGACCCAGATCGTCCTCTGTGATGACACCGGCCTGCGCTCGCGACTCGCAGCGAAGACGCTGGAGCGGCTGGGATACGCGCGCGTCGCCGTGCTGGATGGCGGTCTGAACGGCTGGGCCTCCGACGAGCGCCCGACCGAGTGGGGCATGAACGTCCCCAGCAAGGAGTTCGGCGAGAAGGTCGAGATCCAGCAGCACGTCCCGAGCATCGACGCGCGCGAGCTGGCCGCACGCATCGCGCGGGGCGACGATCTCACCATCCTCGACACCCGCACCCCCGACGAGTACGCCCGGTTCTGCATCCCTGGCGGCCGGAGCGTCCCGAACGGCGAGCTGGCGTACCGCATCGGCGAGATCCAGCGCGAGCGCCCGACGGCGCAGATCGTCGTCAACTGCGCCGGGCGCACCCGCGGCATCATCGGGACGCGCACGCTCCAGCGGATGGGTCTGCAGAACGTCGTCGGGCTGAAGAACGGCACCAGCGGCTGGGTCCTGGCCGGCCAGCAATTGGAGGCCGGCGCGCGCCGCCTGGAGTTGCCCGAGCCGTCCCCGGAGACGCGCGCGCAGGCCGAGGCCTACGCCCGCCGCATCATGGCCGAAGATGGCGTGCGGACCGTGGCCCCGGAGCAACTGACCGAGTTGCAGGCCCGCGACGACGGTCGGAGCCTGTACTGCATCGACGTGCGCACGCAGGCCGAGTACGAGCAGGGCCACATCCCCGGCTTCTGGTGGTTTCCCGGCGGACAGGTCGTGCAGCGCAGCGACGACGCCGTCGCCGTGCGGAACGGGACGGTCGTGCTGACCTGCGACGGCATCGCGCGGGCCGGCGTCGCCGCGTCCTGGCTCCGGCAGCTCGGCTTCCCGAACGTCTCGGTGCTGGATGGCGGAGCCGCGGCCTGGGCGGCGAGCGGCCGAGCGCTGGAGTCGGGGGCGTCCGAGCAGCTCCCGGCCGGGCTGCCGGAGGCGCAGGCGCGGGTTCGTCCGATGGACCCGCGGGCGCTTGCCGGCTTGCTGAAGACCCCTGGACCGCCCATCGTGCTGCACGTCGGCACAAGCCGCGAGTTCGCGGCCGGGCACGTGCTCGGGTCACACTGGCTGCCGCGCGGCTGGCTGGAGCCGCGCCTTGATGCGCTGATCCCAGACTGGACCGAGCCCATCGTGGTGACGAGCGTGGACGGCGTCGATGCGACGCTGGCGGCGGCCACGCTGCTCGACCTCGGCTACCACGACGTGGCCGTGCTGGCCGGCGGCACACGGGCCTGGGCTGCCGCCAGACTGCCCGTCGAGCGGGGCCTGACCGGCGTCATGGACCCACCAGATGACATCGTGCCGGCCGGCACCGACCGCGGCCATGCCGACATGGTCGAATACCTGCGCTGGGAAGAGGCGCTCGGCAAGAAGTACGCGCCGAGCTGA
- a CDS encoding peptidase M75: protein MTRLIRVLLVVVCLLQALPRPVAAQGAPSEADVALAYVDNVVLPTYTLLAQRLTALKSAVVTLRQSPTPGNLQAARAAWLAAREPWEWSESFLFGPVSSLALDPALDSWPISEDNLKALLAETTPLNAAVVEGLEPDVKGYHSLELILYGEKGAKEASALTPRELEYAQLVAEDMEGIGQTLVAAWTSGVEGEPAFRSVVTGAGAGNAVYASSSAVVEELLVGITDILNEVAEEKIGLPLDNRDPALAESWYSQTSIDDYRNNVQGALQAYAGALPGRAAATSLQALVKAKDPALDADIMAGFQRTRAALDAIPAPFEQSVLNAASSAQARAARNAAADLADLFDNETYALLIGEHEAPDVAPADQLMELSTAIDDASQALGRGDVAAAQTAFRRFDDGWGDVEAGIRSASRERYREIESAIAEVRSTLLKPAQPDRAAASAALTKLRSVIDTALPELR from the coding sequence ATGACCAGATTGATCCGCGTTCTGCTTGTCGTTGTCTGTCTGCTGCAGGCGCTACCGCGCCCGGTTGCCGCACAGGGAGCCCCGTCCGAGGCTGATGTCGCGCTGGCCTACGTCGACAACGTGGTACTGCCGACCTACACCCTGCTCGCGCAGCGTCTCACCGCGCTCAAGTCCGCCGTGGTGACGCTCAGGCAGTCGCCCACGCCAGGGAATCTCCAGGCGGCGCGGGCCGCGTGGCTGGCCGCTCGTGAGCCATGGGAGTGGAGTGAAAGCTTCCTGTTTGGGCCGGTGAGCAGCCTGGCGCTGGATCCAGCGCTGGACTCCTGGCCGATCAGCGAGGACAACCTGAAGGCGCTGCTCGCCGAGACGACGCCGCTCAACGCCGCCGTGGTCGAAGGGCTGGAGCCGGACGTCAAGGGATATCACAGCCTGGAGCTGATCCTCTACGGTGAGAAGGGCGCCAAGGAAGCCTCGGCGCTCACCCCGCGCGAGCTGGAGTACGCGCAACTGGTCGCCGAGGATATGGAGGGGATCGGTCAGACGCTTGTCGCGGCCTGGACGAGCGGCGTCGAAGGGGAGCCAGCCTTCCGCTCGGTGGTGACGGGGGCTGGCGCTGGCAACGCAGTCTACGCCAGCTCGTCCGCCGTCGTGGAAGAGCTGCTCGTGGGCATCACCGACATCCTGAACGAGGTCGCCGAGGAGAAGATCGGGCTGCCGCTCGACAATCGCGATCCGGCGCTGGCCGAGAGCTGGTACAGCCAGACCTCCATCGACGACTACCGCAACAACGTCCAGGGTGCGCTCCAGGCCTATGCGGGCGCGCTGCCGGGGCGGGCGGCGGCCACCTCCCTCCAGGCGCTGGTCAAGGCGAAGGATCCGGCCCTCGATGCCGACATCATGGCCGGCTTCCAGCGGACCCGTGCTGCCCTCGACGCCATCCCTGCACCATTCGAGCAGTCCGTATTGAACGCCGCCAGCAGTGCCCAGGCTCGGGCGGCACGCAACGCTGCCGCCGATCTGGCCGATCTCTTCGACAACGAGACGTATGCCCTCCTGATCGGGGAGCACGAGGCGCCGGATGTGGCGCCGGCCGACCAGTTGATGGAGCTTTCAACGGCGATTGACGACGCGTCCCAGGCCCTCGGGCGCGGCGATGTCGCGGCGGCCCAGACGGCGTTCCGCCGGTTCGACGATGGCTGGGGCGACGTCGAAGCGGGCATCCGCTCGGCCTCCCGCGAGCGCTACCGTGAGATCGAGAGCGCCATCGCCGAGGTCCGCTCGACCCTGCTGAAGCCGGCGCAACCCGACCGCGCGGCTGCCAGCGCCGCCCTGACAAAGCTGCGCTCGGTCATCGACACGGCGCTCCCCGAGCTCCGTTAG
- a CDS encoding FTR1 family iron permease, with translation MRGSSAVRVLVAGLLMLVAGVGVSLPAGLAWAATPSDDVQELVGEVDRALAAVKAGDPVSAEAAIGRFNDRWLDVEEGVRALSRSSYRGIEDAQAEASLALKARPVDVTAAVWQLERLRAECDAFVLGYSGAVPSARATAVRASSAAPSLATVVRRLGTATTRLDANDPAGARSEIDAFAREWPDVEGLVKARSARVYTDTENNTARVRAALNARPPDTALARDTLGTMQRDLAPIVESGGRYGPFDAAAILLREGLEALLVIGALLAFLRKSGNADKGRWIWAGSGLALLASVLVALSVNAIFSRASAGANRELLEGLTGLVAAVLLLYVSYWLHAKSSLGAWQQYIHTRGTAALAGNSMLSLAALAFLAVFREGAETVLFYLGIAPSIETGDLLLGLGIGTAGLVVCGVLILGLGVRLPLRPFFLVTSALIYYLAFKFVGSGVHALQVSGYVTATPEPFLPSSDLIGLFPTLETTIPQVLLVLAAAAVLIWQRRQGSHASAPSSQLSHHG, from the coding sequence GTGAGAGGCAGCAGCGCCGTTCGGGTGCTGGTGGCTGGCCTGCTCATGCTGGTGGCTGGTGTGGGCGTCAGCCTCCCAGCCGGGCTGGCCTGGGCGGCGACGCCTTCCGACGATGTTCAGGAGCTTGTTGGCGAGGTTGACCGGGCCCTGGCGGCCGTCAAGGCCGGCGACCCCGTGAGCGCCGAGGCGGCGATCGGGCGCTTCAATGACCGCTGGCTGGACGTGGAAGAGGGTGTGCGCGCGCTCTCACGTTCCAGCTATCGGGGCATCGAAGATGCGCAGGCCGAGGCATCGCTCGCCCTCAAGGCGCGGCCAGTCGACGTGACGGCTGCCGTCTGGCAGTTGGAGCGTTTGCGGGCCGAGTGCGACGCCTTCGTCCTCGGCTACAGTGGTGCCGTCCCGTCGGCGCGGGCGACGGCGGTGCGCGCGTCCAGCGCGGCCCCGAGCCTCGCAACCGTCGTCAGGCGGCTGGGCACGGCCACGACCCGCCTGGACGCCAACGATCCCGCTGGCGCGCGCAGCGAGATCGACGCCTTCGCCCGGGAGTGGCCGGACGTTGAGGGGCTGGTCAAGGCGCGGTCGGCGCGCGTCTACACGGACACCGAGAACAACACGGCACGGGTCCGCGCGGCGCTCAATGCGCGCCCGCCGGACACGGCCCTTGCGCGCGACACCCTGGGGACGATGCAGCGCGATCTTGCGCCCATCGTCGAGTCTGGCGGGCGGTACGGCCCGTTCGACGCCGCCGCTATCCTGCTCCGCGAGGGCCTGGAAGCGCTGCTGGTGATCGGGGCGCTGCTGGCGTTCCTCCGCAAGAGCGGCAATGCCGACAAGGGGCGCTGGATCTGGGCGGGGAGTGGCCTGGCACTGCTCGCGAGCGTGCTGGTGGCGCTCAGCGTCAACGCGATCTTCTCACGGGCCAGTGCGGGGGCCAACCGTGAGCTGCTCGAAGGGCTGACGGGCCTGGTGGCCGCCGTGCTGTTGCTCTACGTCAGCTACTGGCTGCATGCCAAGAGCAGCCTGGGCGCGTGGCAGCAGTACATCCACACACGCGGCACGGCGGCCCTGGCGGGGAACAGCATGCTGTCCCTGGCCGCGCTGGCGTTCCTGGCGGTGTTCCGCGAGGGCGCTGAGACGGTGCTGTTCTACCTGGGGATCGCGCCGTCCATCGAGACCGGCGACCTGCTGCTCGGGCTGGGGATCGGGACCGCCGGCCTGGTGGTCTGTGGCGTCTTGATCCTGGGACTCGGGGTTCGGCTGCCACTGCGGCCCTTCTTCCTGGTGACCAGCGCCCTGATCTACTACCTCGCGTTCAAGTTCGTCGGGTCGGGGGTGCATGCGCTCCAGGTGTCCGGCTACGTGACGGCCACCCCGGAGCCGTTCCTCCCATCCAGTGACCTGATCGGCCTGTTTCCCACGCTGGAGACGACCATTCCCCAGGTGCTGCTGGTCCTGGCAGCAGCAGCCGTGTTGATCTGGCAGCGCCGGCAGGGCAGCCACGCGTCCGCGCCGTCGTCGCAGCTCTCCCATCATGGATGA
- a CDS encoding c-type cytochrome — MSEQPLPRRAPVPGLQKPYPRLNSRWQWLFLAVLVAGIPFVLVASAAVAAPGRQPATPVVPEDGRLGGDLTVVSRTSRAFGLPGPTLSAEERALFLTGDTAFEATFVAGAAPTNSGLGPHFNNASCAGCHVGDGRGQPVVGSGARRSQALVRVSLPAGAPYVPGGPAAVPGLGTQVRDHATFGVQPDAGVALQWQTVDGQYADGTPYQLRTPSLTITLPDGTPLGPEVLRSLRVTPPSFGRGLLEAVPEAAILALADPEDRDGDGISGRPNWVWDVPNAERRLGRFGLKANVAGLPQQVAQAYSEDMGITNPMFPATDGSTEIDQSTLDAVIFYVRTLAVPARRTPSAEARAGEALFVAAGCTGCHTPSVQTGPGPIRALANQTIYPYSDLLLHDLGAELADGRPDFEASGTEWRTPPLWGIGLTETVAGASSTFLHDGRARSLDEAILWHGGEAEAARNWFVQATAEERARLIAFLRSL, encoded by the coding sequence ATGAGTGAACAGCCATTGCCCCGGCGCGCCCCAGTGCCTGGCCTTCAGAAGCCGTACCCCCGGCTCAACAGCCGCTGGCAGTGGCTGTTCCTGGCCGTGCTGGTGGCAGGGATCCCGTTCGTGCTGGTCGCCTCCGCCGCCGTGGCTGCGCCCGGACGCCAGCCAGCCACGCCCGTTGTGCCGGAGGATGGGCGGCTCGGCGGCGATCTCACCGTCGTCAGCCGCACATCACGGGCGTTCGGGCTGCCCGGCCCGACGTTGAGCGCCGAGGAGCGCGCCCTGTTCCTGACCGGCGATACCGCGTTTGAAGCGACCTTCGTGGCCGGCGCGGCCCCGACCAACAGCGGCCTCGGGCCGCACTTCAACAACGCCTCGTGCGCCGGCTGTCATGTCGGGGACGGCCGCGGGCAGCCGGTGGTCGGGAGCGGCGCGCGGCGGAGTCAGGCGCTGGTGCGGGTGAGCCTGCCAGCGGGAGCGCCATACGTCCCCGGTGGCCCGGCCGCCGTGCCGGGGCTTGGGACACAGGTCCGCGATCATGCCACGTTCGGCGTTCAGCCGGACGCGGGCGTGGCGCTGCAGTGGCAGACCGTTGACGGCCAGTACGCCGACGGCACGCCGTATCAGCTCCGTACGCCGAGCCTGACGATCACCCTGCCAGACGGGACGCCGCTCGGCCCCGAGGTGCTGCGCTCGCTGCGGGTCACGCCGCCGAGCTTCGGGCGCGGCCTCCTGGAAGCTGTGCCCGAAGCGGCCATCCTGGCGCTGGCCGATCCTGAGGATCGTGATGGCGACGGCATCTCCGGCCGGCCGAACTGGGTCTGGGATGTCCCGAATGCAGAGCGCCGATTGGGGCGGTTCGGGCTGAAGGCGAACGTGGCCGGCCTGCCGCAGCAGGTGGCCCAGGCCTACAGCGAGGACATGGGCATCACCAACCCGATGTTCCCGGCCACGGACGGCAGTACGGAGATCGACCAGAGCACGCTCGACGCCGTCATCTTCTACGTCCGCACGCTGGCAGTGCCGGCTCGTCGGACGCCGTCTGCCGAGGCCCGCGCGGGCGAGGCGCTGTTCGTCGCGGCCGGCTGCACGGGCTGTCATACGCCTTCCGTCCAGACGGGACCAGGCCCGATACGCGCCCTGGCGAACCAGACGATCTACCCGTACAGCGATCTGCTGCTGCATGACCTGGGCGCCGAGCTGGCCGATGGCCGCCCGGACTTCGAGGCGAGTGGGACGGAGTGGCGAACGCCGCCGTTGTGGGGCATTGGGCTGACCGAGACGGTTGCTGGTGCGTCCTCGACCTTCCTGCACGACGGCCGGGCCCGCTCACTCGACGAGGCGATCCTCTGGCACGGCGGCGAGGCTGAGGCGGCGCGCAACTGGTTCGTCCAGGCGACGGCCGAGGAACGCGCCCGCCTGATCGCCTTCTTGCGCTCACTCTGA